In the Rubrivivax gelatinosus IL144 genome, GCAACGCGAGGAACGCGCTGCGGCGATCGCCCAGGTGAAGTCGCTGATGTCGCAGTACGGACTGACGCTGGCCGACCTGAGCGCCAAGTCCGGCGCCGCGACGCCGCGCCGCGGCAGCACCGGCAAGGTGCCTGCCAAGTACCGTGACCCGGACACCGGCGACACCTGGTCCGGCCGCGGTCTGCAGCCGAAGTGGCTGAAGGCGGCGCTGGCCAATGGCCGGTCGCTGTCCGATTTCACCGTCTAAACGCGGCCACCCCAATGCGGGGTCGCGCAGGGGTCGAGACCCTGGCTCGGCGCTAGCATGGTGCGGTTGTTCCGCCCTTGCCCACCTTCCGCCGCGTGACCCCCACCGATAGCAGACGACTGCTGCCCCGCCTGCTGGCGGATGGGCAAGCCGCCCCCGCTCGCGCCGTCGGTGCCTTCGCGGCGGCACTGGGCTGCCTGCTGGCCGGCCTGCTGGGCAGCTTCGCGCTGGCCGGCATGCCGTGGAGCACGATGGGCCCCGCGGCGGGTGTCGTGCTCGCCTGCAGCCTGCGCTGGGGCGCCGGAGCCGGCGCGGGCGCGGCGCTCGGCGCGGCGCTGGCCTTGCTGGCCCAGCCGCTGCCTCCCATCGAGATCGCCGTGGCCCTGGTCGCGCTGGCGTCCGGGATCGTGCTGGCCTGGCGGCTGCTGCGCCAGCTCGCTTTCGAACGACGGCTGGAGCGGGCCCGCGACGTGGGCTGGCTCGCCGTCGCGACGGTCGCGGTGTTCGCGCCGGTCGCCGCCGTCGTCGCGGCGGGTGCGCTGCGCTGGACCCTGCCGTCTCCCGCCGTCGACCGCGTCGACACCCTGCTGGCCGCCTGGGCGACGCTGGGCATCGGCGCGCTGCTGACGGCGTTCCCCCTGCTCGCGCTGGATCGCCGCGCCGCCGTCGTGCTCGACCGGCCGACGCGGCTGGCCGGCGCGCTGGCGCTGGCGGCCGCCGCGGCAGCGGCCACGCTGCTGCTGTGCAGCCCGTCCAACCGCGCCGGCGAACTCGGCGTGCTGCTGCCCTTTGCCGCGCCGCTGCTGCTGGTGGCGCTGGCCGTGTGCCACGGCGCACCGCTGGCCGCCGCGGCGCTGCTGCTGTGCACCACGGTCGGCGCGCTGAGCAC is a window encoding:
- a CDS encoding H-NS histone family protein — encoded protein: MATLSELLAQKAALEKQIIETQREERAAAIAQVKSLMSQYGLTLADLSAKSGAATPRRGSTGKVPAKYRDPDTGDTWSGRGLQPKWLKAALANGRSLSDFTV